The following coding sequences are from one Miscanthus floridulus cultivar M001 unplaced genomic scaffold, ASM1932011v1 fs_551_1_2, whole genome shotgun sequence window:
- the LOC136532236 gene encoding WRKY transcription factor WRKY51-like produces MAVDLMSCGGGAGAYEQLAFQEAAAAGLRSLELLASSLSSPCAAGQRAESPPLGQIADQAVSRFRRVINLLDRTGHARFRREPAVAVAAVVEPQPPQKKALLTLDFTKPVPVPVPVPAAAPAVSGTSTSFLSSVTAGGGEGSVSKGCSLAVSSGKPPLPKRKLPCPSSTAAAAAPQQAQQHQHQHQHPTESAGAGGRCHCSKKKRSRQGVSRRTVRVPAAAAPGSHVPASSDIPGDDYSWRKYGQKPIKGSPYPRGYYRCSSAKGCPARKHVERAADDPAMLVVTYEGDHRHDAAGAVRSRAA; encoded by the coding sequence ATGGCGGTGGACCTGATGTCCTGCGGCGGCGGGGCCGGGGCGTACGAGCAGCTGGCGTTccaggaggcggccgcggcggggctCCGCAGCCTGGAGCTGCTGGCTTCCTCGCTGTCGTCCCCGTGCGCCGCGGGGCAGCGGGCGGAGTCGCCGCCGCTCGGGCAGATCGCGGACCAGGCGGTGTCCCGGTTCCGCCGGGTCATCAATCTGCTGGACCGCACGGGGCACGCACGGTTCCGCCGCGagcccgccgtcgccgtcgccgcggtGGTGGAGCCGCAGCCGCCGCAGAAGAAGGCCCTGCTGACGCTGGACTTCACCAAGCCGGTTCCGGTTCCGGTCCCGgtcccggcggcggcgccggccgtGTCCGGGACCTCGACCTCGTTCCTGTCGTCCGTGACCGCGGGCGGCGGCGAAGGGAGCGTGTCCAAGGGCTGCAGCCTCGCCGTGTCCTCCGGCAAGCCTCCCCTCCCGAAGCGCAAGCTCCCGTGCccttcctccaccgccgccgccgccgctccccagCAGGcgcagcagcaccagcaccagcaccagcatccCACGGagtccgccggcgccggcgggcgTTGCCACTGCTCCAAGAAGAAGCGGAGCCGGCAGGGTGTGTCCCGGCGCACGGTGCGCGTGCCCGCGGCCGCGGCGCCGGGGTCCCACGTGCCGGCGTCGTCGGACATCCCCGGCGACGACTACTCGTGGCGCAAGTACGGGCAGAAGCCCATCAAGGGGTCCCCCTACCCGCGCGGCTACTACCGGTGCAGCAGCGCCAAGGGCTGCCCCGCGCGGAAGCACGTGGAGCGCGCCGCCGACGACCCGGCCATGCTCGTCGTCACCTACGAGGGCGACCACCGCCACGACGCCGCCGGCGCCGTCCGCTCCCGCGCGGCCTGA